Proteins encoded together in one Amblyomma americanum isolate KBUSLIRL-KWMA chromosome 1, ASM5285725v1, whole genome shotgun sequence window:
- the LOC144133133 gene encoding importin-7-like, whose product MRLPTKDSTSQGGWLGVLSPASSASTRDDPVESVKPEQGMESTTTPLDEEQCPVDEYPDSKEVMRGIQNTDPMWFGALTSGPQSVEQKRSPQEVNVLTDQRKAATESRRIEKSGGYVFQNQAGPPPFRSGGTPFRQQLNFL is encoded by the exons ATGAGGTTGCCGACGAAGGATAGCACTTCCCAGGGAGGCTGGCTCGGCGTATTGTCTCCCGCATCCTCAGCCTCCACTCGGGACGACCCCGTCGAGAGCGTCAAGCCCGAGCAAGGCATGGAGTCGACCACGACGCCCCTCGACGAAGAGCAGTGCCCTGTCGACGAGTACCCGGACTCCAAGgaggtcatgcgaggcatccaGAACACGGACCCTATGTGGTTTGGTGCGCTGACATCGGGCCCGCAGTCCGTCGAGCAGAAGAGGTCCCCACAGGAGGTCAACGTGCTGACCGACCAGAGGAAGGCCGCCACAGAGTCGAGGCGGATCGAGAAGAGCGGCGGATACGTGTTCCAGAACCAGGCGGGGCCCCCACCGTTTCGCTCTGGTGGCACGCCCTTCCGCCAGCAGCTCAACTTCCTGTG A